A part of Tardiphaga sp. vice304 genomic DNA contains:
- a CDS encoding MBL fold metallo-hydrolase — protein sequence MSDNDDVPFNRDYPLVPGVVDHVRPGVRRILCNNPSPFTFSGTNSYIVGEGNVAIIDPGPRNEAHLQALLDAVRGETVTHIFVTHTHNDHSPNTAALKAATGAKVYAEGPHRASRPRHESEQHSPESGADRDFMPDVQLSDGDVVEGDGWALEAVATPGHTANHMAFSWRERGYLFVADHVMGWSTSIVAPPDGSMVDYMASLDRLAARPEQLYFSGHGPEIPDAPRFVRFLIRHRRAREASILHRLAKGEADIPTLVRAIYIGIDPRLTGAAGYSVLAHLEDLVARGIVATDGDAVISGSYRMAT from the coding sequence ATGAGCGACAACGACGACGTCCCGTTTAACCGCGATTATCCGCTGGTCCCCGGCGTCGTCGATCATGTCCGCCCCGGCGTGCGTCGCATCCTGTGCAACAATCCGTCGCCATTCACCTTCTCCGGCACCAACAGCTACATCGTGGGCGAAGGCAACGTCGCGATCATCGATCCCGGCCCGCGCAACGAGGCGCATCTGCAGGCGTTGCTCGATGCGGTGCGCGGCGAGACCGTCACCCACATCTTCGTCACCCACACCCACAATGACCATTCGCCGAACACCGCGGCCCTCAAGGCCGCGACCGGGGCCAAGGTCTATGCCGAAGGCCCACACCGCGCGTCACGGCCGCGCCACGAGAGCGAGCAGCATTCGCCGGAATCCGGCGCCGACCGCGACTTCATGCCCGACGTGCAATTGTCGGACGGCGACGTCGTCGAGGGCGATGGCTGGGCGCTCGAGGCGGTGGCGACGCCGGGCCACACCGCCAATCACATGGCCTTTTCCTGGCGCGAGCGCGGCTACCTGTTCGTCGCCGATCACGTGATGGGCTGGTCGACCTCGATCGTGGCGCCGCCGGACGGCTCGATGGTCGATTACATGGCCTCGCTCGACCGGCTCGCGGCGCGCCCGGAACAGCTGTACTTCTCCGGCCACGGCCCAGAAATTCCCGACGCGCCCCGCTTCGTCCGCTTCCTGATCCGCCATCGCCGCGCCCGCGAAGCCTCGATCCTGCATCGCCTGGCGAAAGGCGAGGCCGACATCCCCACTTTGGTCCGCGCGATCTACATCGGCATCGACCCGCGGCTGACGGGGGCGGCGGGCTATTCCGTGCTGGCGCATCTGGAAGATTTGGTCGCACGCGGCATCGTGGCGACCGATGGCGACGCGGTGATATCAGGCAGCTACCGGATGGCGACCTGA
- a CDS encoding DUF1499 domain-containing protein has protein sequence MARRFSAAYQSEPVSALAAWARRLAVFSAVAALCSILIVRFGFLDVKPALATFLGSLGFAALSILVALAGFVAIWINGSRGMSRILFALALDVVILAYPAYLGWQYRKLPAIHDITTDPIDPPRFEALARLRTGDGANTAVYAGLYSAELQRATWPGIEPVDLDINVQRAYDVTHALVTKRKWLIIDERPPQPPRRIGRIEAVARTPIMGFREDVTIRVTPDGEGSRVDIRSSSRYFEGDLGSNASRVAKLIEDINTAAENTPAPKKAAAPAKAAPKGAVKK, from the coding sequence ATGGCCCGCAGGTTTTCCGCCGCCTACCAGTCGGAACCGGTGTCCGCCCTAGCGGCATGGGCGCGGCGGCTGGCGGTTTTTTCCGCGGTTGCCGCTTTGTGCTCGATCCTCATCGTGCGGTTCGGCTTCCTCGACGTGAAGCCGGCGCTGGCGACGTTTCTGGGCTCATTGGGCTTTGCCGCGCTGTCGATCCTGGTGGCGCTGGCCGGCTTCGTCGCGATCTGGATCAACGGCTCGCGCGGCATGAGCCGGATCCTGTTCGCGCTGGCGCTCGACGTGGTGATCCTCGCCTACCCCGCCTATCTCGGCTGGCAATACCGCAAGCTGCCGGCGATCCACGACATCACCACCGATCCGATCGATCCGCCGCGCTTCGAGGCGCTGGCGCGGCTGCGCACCGGCGACGGCGCCAATACCGCGGTCTATGCCGGGCTGTATTCCGCCGAATTGCAGCGCGCCACCTGGCCCGGGATCGAGCCGGTCGATCTCGATATCAACGTGCAGCGCGCCTATGACGTCACCCATGCGCTCGTCACCAAGCGCAAATGGCTGATCATCGACGAGCGCCCGCCGCAGCCGCCGCGCCGCATCGGCCGCATCGAGGCGGTGGCACGCACGCCGATCATGGGCTTTCGCGAGGACGTCACGATCCGCGTCACGCCCGACGGCGAAGGCTCGCGCGTCGATATCCGCTCCTCGTCGCGCTATTTCGAAGGCGACCTCGGCAGCAACGCCTCGCGGGTAGCCAAGCTGATCGAGGACATCAACACCGCGGCGGAAAACACGCCGGCGCCGAAGAAGGCCGCGGCACCCGCGAAGGCGGCACCGAAGGGCGCGGTGAAGAAGTAG
- a CDS encoding acyl-CoA synthetase — protein MLVETADYAALCRDFRWAVPERFNIASAACDRHADGSSRLALIFVDEHGTPSRYSFDQMQSFSRRFANVLKADGLTRGDRVAVFLSQSVELPIVHLAAFRSGLVSVPLFTLFGEDALEFRLANSGARAVVTDAAGWEKLAKIRDRLRLLEQVYVIGDAPAGTKSFWASIDVASEDFATIDTSCDDPAIIIYTSGTTGNPKGALHAHRVLLGHLPNVEMVHGFFPKPGDVYWTPADWAWIGGLFDALFPAWYHGVPVVGHRAKKFEPQAAMQLMADHGVRNVFLPPTALKLMRQADVKHPGVRLRSMLTGGESLGAELLGWVRATFGIDAHEIYGQTECNLVVGNNAKLFPIRPGSMGKATPGFDVRIVSETGEELPRGNRGIIGVRQPNPCTMLGYWQNEEGTAKKFAGEFLLTGDLGVQDDDGYFWYVSREDDVITSAGYRIGPSEIEHTLLKHPAVANAAVVGVRDPIRTEAIKAWIVLRPGFAAGDELARQIQDFVKVQLAAHEYPRHVQFADSLPMTATGKVLRRELRALG, from the coding sequence ATGCTGGTGGAAACCGCCGACTACGCCGCGCTGTGCCGCGATTTCCGATGGGCCGTGCCGGAGCGCTTCAACATCGCCAGTGCCGCCTGCGACCGCCATGCCGACGGCTCGAGCCGCCTCGCGCTGATCTTTGTCGATGAGCACGGCACTCCGTCGCGTTACTCCTTCGACCAGATGCAATCCTTCTCGCGCCGCTTCGCCAACGTGCTGAAGGCGGACGGTCTCACCCGCGGCGACCGCGTTGCGGTGTTCCTGTCGCAGTCGGTGGAACTGCCGATCGTGCATCTCGCTGCGTTCCGCTCCGGCCTGGTGTCGGTGCCGCTGTTCACATTGTTCGGCGAGGACGCGCTCGAATTCCGGCTCGCCAATTCCGGCGCCCGCGCGGTGGTCACCGATGCCGCGGGCTGGGAGAAACTGGCGAAGATACGTGATCGGCTGCGGCTGCTCGAACAGGTCTATGTGATCGGCGACGCGCCGGCCGGCACAAAATCGTTCTGGGCGTCGATCGATGTGGCGTCGGAGGATTTCGCCACCATCGACACGTCCTGCGACGATCCCGCCATCATCATCTACACCTCCGGCACGACAGGCAATCCGAAGGGCGCGCTGCATGCGCACCGCGTACTGCTCGGCCATTTGCCCAATGTCGAGATGGTGCACGGCTTCTTCCCGAAACCCGGCGACGTCTACTGGACGCCGGCGGACTGGGCGTGGATCGGCGGGCTGTTCGATGCGCTGTTTCCGGCCTGGTACCACGGCGTGCCGGTTGTCGGGCACCGCGCGAAGAAGTTCGAGCCGCAGGCCGCGATGCAGTTGATGGCGGACCACGGCGTGCGCAACGTGTTCCTGCCGCCGACCGCGCTGAAGCTGATGCGGCAGGCCGACGTCAAGCATCCGGGCGTGCGGTTGCGCAGCATGCTGACCGGCGGCGAGTCGCTCGGTGCCGAATTGCTCGGCTGGGTGCGCGCCACCTTCGGCATCGATGCCCACGAGATCTACGGCCAGACCGAATGCAATCTGGTGGTCGGCAACAATGCAAAGCTGTTTCCGATCCGCCCGGGATCGATGGGCAAGGCGACGCCGGGCTTCGACGTGCGCATCGTCAGCGAAACCGGCGAAGAGCTGCCGCGCGGCAACCGCGGCATCATCGGCGTGCGCCAGCCCAATCCCTGCACCATGCTCGGCTACTGGCAGAACGAGGAGGGCACCGCGAAGAAATTTGCCGGCGAATTCCTGCTGACCGGCGATCTCGGCGTGCAGGATGACGACGGTTACTTCTGGTACGTCAGCCGCGAGGACGATGTCATTACCTCGGCCGGCTATCGCATCGGTCCTTCCGAGATCGAGCACACGCTGCTGAAGCATCCCGCGGTCGCCAATGCCGCGGTGGTCGGCGTGCGCGATCCGATCCGCACCGAGGCCATCAAGGCCTGGATCGTGCTGCGCCCCGGCTTTGCGGCCGGCGACGAGCTGGCGCGCCAGATCCAGGATTTCGTGAAAGTGCAGCTCGCCGCCCACGAATATCCGCGCCACGTTCAGTTCGCCGACAGCCTGCCGATGACCGCGACCGGCAAGGTGCTGCGCCGCGAGCTGCGGGCGCTCGGCTGA